A single Bosea sp. PAMC 26642 DNA region contains:
- the argS gene encoding arginine--tRNA ligase: MNLFESYSARLNAALARLATRGALPARLDLGRVVVEPTRDPAHGDLATNAAMVLAKEAGTNPRALAELICAELAGEADIVRTAIAGPGFINLTLKPEVFTAILKSAVEAGPDYGKGAFKPAPKINVEYVSANPTGPMHVGHGRGAVFGDSLANLLAFAGQAVTREYYINDAGAQVDVLARSAFLRYREALGETITIPEGLYPGDYLVSVGQTLAKTHGDALLGKPEAEWLPLVRHVAIDGMMAMIRDDLAALGVEHDIFFSERSLQVVDGNKDAVRATIEDLRARDLIYEGRLPPPKGQKDEDWEDREQTLFRATAFGDDVDRPLLKSDGSYTYFANDIAYHRSKFARGFSQMIDVWGADHGGYVKRMQAAVKAVTAGEGGLDVKLCQMVKLLRNGEPVKMSKRSGDFVTLREVIDEVGRDAVRFMMIFRKNDATLDFDLAKVVEQSKDNPVFYVQYAHARCSSIFRQAREAFPSVDLSPASLAQADLARLTDEAEIGIVKMIAAYPRMIEGAAAAHEPHRVAFFVHELASAFHSLWNKGKDSPQLRFVNQTDRESTLARLAFVHSVRSVLASGLAVAGVAAPEEMR, from the coding sequence ATGAACCTGTTCGAGAGCTATTCCGCCCGCCTGAACGCGGCTCTGGCGCGTCTTGCCACGCGCGGCGCTTTGCCGGCGAGGCTCGATCTCGGGCGCGTCGTGGTCGAGCCGACGCGTGATCCCGCCCATGGCGACCTCGCCACCAATGCGGCGATGGTCCTGGCCAAGGAGGCCGGCACCAATCCGCGCGCGCTGGCCGAGCTGATCTGCGCCGAGCTTGCCGGTGAGGCGGATATCGTCAGGACCGCGATCGCGGGGCCGGGCTTCATCAACCTGACGCTGAAGCCCGAGGTCTTCACGGCGATCCTGAAATCGGCGGTCGAGGCCGGGCCGGACTACGGCAAGGGCGCGTTCAAGCCGGCGCCTAAGATCAATGTCGAATATGTCTCGGCCAATCCGACCGGGCCCATGCATGTCGGCCATGGCCGCGGCGCGGTGTTCGGCGACTCGCTCGCCAATCTGCTCGCCTTCGCCGGCCAGGCCGTGACGCGCGAATACTACATCAACGATGCCGGTGCACAGGTCGACGTGCTCGCGCGCTCGGCCTTCCTGCGTTATCGCGAGGCGCTGGGCGAGACGATCACGATCCCCGAGGGCCTCTATCCCGGCGATTATCTCGTCTCCGTCGGGCAGACGCTCGCGAAGACGCATGGCGACGCGCTGCTGGGCAAGCCGGAGGCCGAGTGGCTGCCGCTCGTGCGCCATGTCGCCATCGACGGGATGATGGCGATGATCCGCGACGATCTCGCGGCGCTCGGCGTCGAGCACGACATCTTCTTCTCGGAGCGGTCGCTGCAGGTCGTCGACGGCAACAAGGATGCCGTGCGCGCCACGATCGAGGATTTGCGCGCCCGCGACCTGATCTATGAGGGCCGGCTGCCACCGCCCAAGGGCCAGAAAGACGAGGATTGGGAGGATCGCGAGCAGACGCTGTTCCGCGCCACCGCCTTCGGCGACGATGTCGACCGGCCGCTGCTGAAGTCAGACGGCAGCTATACCTATTTCGCCAACGACATCGCCTATCATCGCTCCAAGTTCGCGCGCGGTTTCAGCCAGATGATCGATGTCTGGGGCGCCGACCATGGCGGCTACGTCAAGCGGATGCAGGCAGCGGTGAAGGCGGTCACGGCGGGCGAGGGCGGGCTCGATGTCAAGCTCTGCCAGATGGTCAAGCTGCTGCGGAACGGCGAACCGGTGAAGATGTCGAAGCGGTCGGGCGATTTCGTCACGCTGCGCGAGGTCATCGACGAGGTCGGCCGCGATGCCGTGCGCTTCATGATGATCTTCCGCAAGAACGACGCGACGCTCGACTTCGATCTCGCCAAGGTCGTCGAGCAGTCGAAGGACAACCCGGTCTTTTACGTTCAATACGCGCATGCGCGTTGCTCCTCGATCTTCCGGCAGGCGCGCGAGGCCTTCCCCAGCGTCGATCTCAGCCCGGCGAGCCTGGCCCAGGCGGATCTCGCGCGGCTGACCGACGAAGCGGAGATCGGCATCGTCAAGATGATCGCCGCCTATCCGAGGATGATCGAAGGAGCGGCCGCCGCTCATGAGCCGCATCGCGTGGCCTTTTTCGTGCATGAGCTGGCGAGCGCTTTCCATTCCTTATGGAACAAGGGCAAAGACTCGCCGCAATTACGGTTCGTTAATCAAACTGATCGAGAGTCGACCTTGGCAAGATTGGCGTTCGTGCATTCCGTGCGCAGCGTGCTTGCCTCCGGTCTGGCTGTCGCCGGAGTTGCGGCGCCGGAAGAGATGCGCTGA